A single window of Pseudoduganella plicata DNA harbors:
- a CDS encoding carboxymuconolactone decarboxylase family protein has protein sequence MPDRLPPIPFDALTPAQQAVAQAVIDGPRGALYGPFIPLLRSPELMLAAQQMGEYLRYRSAIGTRLSELAILVTARHWDQQVEWAIHAPIAAQEGIAPNVIDAIARRQPPTGLAADEQAVYDFCVELQRDKRVADATYAAALRQFGEHGVTDLMGLNGYYTLLAMVLNATQQSAPPSTAAPLPE, from the coding sequence ATGCCAGATCGCCTCCCTCCCATTCCCTTCGACGCGCTGACGCCCGCGCAACAAGCCGTGGCCCAGGCCGTCATCGACGGCCCGCGCGGTGCGCTGTACGGGCCGTTTATTCCATTACTGAGAAGTCCAGAGCTGATGCTGGCCGCCCAGCAGATGGGCGAGTACCTGCGCTATCGCAGCGCCATCGGCACGCGCCTGTCGGAGCTGGCGATCCTCGTCACGGCGCGGCACTGGGACCAGCAGGTGGAGTGGGCCATCCACGCGCCGATCGCGGCGCAGGAGGGCATTGCCCCGAACGTCATCGATGCCATCGCCAGGCGACAGCCGCCGACGGGCCTGGCGGCGGACGAACAGGCCGTCTACGATTTCTGCGTGGAGCTGCAAAGAGACAAGCGTGTCGCGGATGCGACGTATGCAGCCGCGCTGCGCCAGTTCGGCGAGCATGGCGTGACGGATCTGATGGGATTGAACGGCTACTACACGTTGCTGGCGATGGTGCTGAATGCAACGCAGCAGAGCGCTCCGCCTTCAACGGCGGCGCCGCTGCCTGAATAG
- a CDS encoding KamA family radical SAM protein, protein MSADLVPQKFKPFTRQSIRQARHWQWLPPDQQEAVQVVSHVMPFRTNEYVMEHLIDWSNVPDDPIYRLTFPHRDMLPIEEYRTLRDLVMVKQDDAAIAAYVHKIRMRMNPHPAGQMTHNVPRVNDAPLRGLQHKYNETVLFFPSSGQTCHAYCTFCFRWPQFVGMDDMKFDAKETSELVSYLKNHKEVTDVLITGGDPMIMNTRSLAEFIEPLLGPDLEHIQNIRIGTKSVAYWPQRFVTDRDADDLLRLFEKVVAAGKNMAIMGHYNHAVELRQEIAQKAVKRIVGTGATLRMQGPLIRHINEDPHTWAELWRTGVRLGAIPYYMFVERDTGPREYFQLPLARAHEIFQQAYQMVSGLARTVRGPSMSAFPGKVVIDGVVTIAGEKVFALQFLQARNPDWVRKPFFAKFDPEATWLDHLKPAFGKDKFFFETEGGMPEHVEHGPVERKVIRIASAREGCASHSNVA, encoded by the coding sequence ATGTCCGCAGATTTAGTCCCGCAAAAATTCAAGCCCTTCACACGCCAGAGCATTCGCCAGGCGCGCCACTGGCAATGGTTGCCGCCGGACCAGCAGGAGGCCGTGCAGGTGGTTTCGCATGTGATGCCGTTCCGCACCAACGAGTACGTGATGGAGCACCTGATCGACTGGAGCAACGTACCGGACGATCCGATCTACCGCCTGACGTTCCCTCACCGCGACATGCTGCCGATCGAGGAATACCGCACCTTGCGCGACCTCGTCATGGTCAAGCAGGACGATGCGGCGATCGCCGCCTACGTGCATAAGATCCGCATGCGCATGAACCCTCACCCCGCGGGCCAGATGACGCACAACGTGCCGCGCGTGAACGATGCGCCGCTGCGCGGCCTGCAGCATAAATACAATGAAACGGTGCTGTTCTTCCCCAGCTCCGGCCAGACCTGCCATGCGTACTGCACGTTCTGCTTCCGCTGGCCGCAGTTCGTGGGCATGGACGACATGAAGTTCGACGCGAAGGAGACGAGCGAACTGGTGTCGTATCTGAAAAACCACAAGGAAGTGACGGACGTGCTGATCACCGGCGGCGACCCGATGATCATGAACACGCGCTCGCTGGCCGAATTCATCGAACCGCTGCTGGGCCCGGACTTGGAGCACATCCAGAATATTCGCATCGGCACCAAGTCCGTCGCGTATTGGCCACAGCGTTTCGTCACCGACCGCGATGCCGACGACCTGCTGCGCCTGTTCGAGAAGGTCGTTGCCGCCGGCAAGAACATGGCCATCATGGGCCATTACAACCACGCCGTTGAGCTGCGCCAGGAGATCGCCCAGAAGGCAGTCAAGCGTATCGTCGGCACGGGCGCTACATTGCGCATGCAGGGGCCGCTGATCCGCCACATCAACGAGGACCCGCACACCTGGGCCGAGTTGTGGCGCACCGGCGTGCGACTGGGCGCGATCCCGTACTACATGTTCGTCGAACGGGACACCGGTCCGCGCGAGTATTTCCAGCTGCCGCTGGCACGTGCGCACGAGATCTTCCAGCAGGCATACCAGATGGTCTCGGGCCTGGCACGCACGGTGCGCGGTCCGTCGATGAGCGCTTTCCCCGGCAAGGTCGTCATCGACGGCGTCGTCACCATCGCCGGCGAGAAGGTATTCGCGCTGCAGTTCCTGCAGGCCCGCAATCCCGACTGGGTGCGCAAGCCGTTCTTCGCCAAGTTCGATCCGGAAGCGACGTGGCTGGATCACCTGAAGCCTGCGTTCGGCAAGGACAAGTTCTTCTTCGAGACCGAAGGAGGCATGCCGGAGCACGTGGAGCACGGGCCAGTGGAACGCAAGGTGATTCGGATCGCTTCGGCGCGCGAAGGTTGCGCGAGCCACAGCAACGTGGCGTGA
- a CDS encoding alpha/beta hydrolase, translated as MSDVLQNIEVCTSDNPQISVIVLHGLGADGNDFVPVVNELDLAGLPGIRFIFPHANTMPVSINGGYVMRAWYDIVHTDLGRQEDEKGLRASQLQVEALIAREKARGIPAHRIVLAGFSQGCAMTLQTGLRHPEKLGGLLCLSGYVPLADKIAAERTEVSKQTPIFLVHGRMDPVIPVQRAIASRDLLVQLGYNVEWHEYPMQHSLCQEEIVHMSAWLKKVLQ; from the coding sequence ATGAGCGACGTGCTGCAAAACATCGAGGTCTGCACCTCCGACAATCCGCAAATTTCCGTGATCGTGCTGCACGGGCTGGGCGCCGACGGCAACGACTTCGTTCCGGTCGTCAATGAACTGGACCTGGCGGGCCTGCCGGGCATCCGCTTCATCTTCCCCCACGCGAACACCATGCCCGTGTCGATCAACGGCGGCTACGTCATGCGCGCGTGGTACGACATCGTCCATACCGACCTGGGCCGACAGGAAGACGAAAAGGGCCTGCGCGCTTCGCAGCTGCAGGTGGAGGCGCTGATTGCAAGGGAAAAGGCACGCGGCATTCCGGCGCACCGCATCGTGCTGGCCGGCTTCTCGCAGGGTTGCGCGATGACGTTGCAGACGGGGCTGCGCCATCCCGAAAAGCTGGGGGGGCTGCTGTGCCTGTCGGGCTACGTGCCGCTGGCCGACAAGATCGCCGCCGAGCGCACGGAAGTATCGAAGCAGACACCGATCTTCCTCGTGCACGGACGGATGGACCCGGTGATTCCCGTGCAGCGCGCCATCGCGTCGCGCGACCTGCTGGTGCAACTGGGCTACAACGTCGAGTGGCACGAGTACCCGATGCAGCATTCGCTGTGCCAGGAGGAGATCGTCCACATGAGCGCCTGGCTGAAGAAGGTCCTGCAGTAA
- a CDS encoding MFS transporter, whose amino-acid sequence MSGAQPQDGTAYPLPVSERAASGLARAVWRGRQHVPGQLPGAAVLCLVFIPYALGHYLSCLLRTVNAILAPQLMAAAGLSPAELGLLTSAYFLAFALAQLPVGLVLDRYGPRRVQCAMLLVAALGTLAFAGSGTFAQMLAARTLMGLGLAGCFMAAVKAVSTWISPARLPSVQGYLIAAGGLGAASATLPVRLFLQYADWRWMFILLALGCVVVGALILLLAPTPPAAPPKRFDRRVLVDVYRHPAFRETAGLVLIPHTVFFGVQGLWIGRWLTDVGRYPEQSVAWLLYLGMAAVIFGAISVGMVTEWAAKRGYDAITVAGVGVALFIAVQCAIALNWQPGIAQLAVAFTLVGTITGIEYTIVAQAMPPALTGRASTCLNLLIFAGAFLVQAGFGQVVGLWQPDSANRYPPVAYSAAFGALVLLQLPGLAWFAWRRRRVGPRNTVESAF is encoded by the coding sequence ATGAGCGGCGCACAACCGCAGGACGGGACCGCTTACCCGTTGCCGGTGTCGGAGCGCGCCGCATCCGGGCTGGCACGGGCCGTATGGCGGGGGCGCCAGCACGTGCCGGGCCAGCTGCCCGGTGCGGCCGTGCTGTGCCTCGTCTTCATTCCTTATGCGCTGGGACATTACCTGTCATGCCTGCTGCGCACGGTGAATGCCATCCTGGCGCCGCAGCTGATGGCGGCGGCCGGCCTGTCGCCGGCCGAACTGGGGCTCCTGACCAGCGCCTACTTCCTCGCGTTCGCGTTGGCCCAGCTGCCCGTCGGCCTGGTGCTGGATCGGTATGGCCCGCGCCGCGTGCAGTGCGCGATGCTGCTGGTGGCGGCGCTTGGCACGCTGGCCTTCGCCGGCAGCGGCACGTTCGCCCAGATGCTGGCAGCGCGCACGCTGATGGGACTGGGCCTGGCGGGCTGCTTCATGGCGGCCGTCAAGGCCGTGTCGACGTGGATATCGCCCGCGCGGCTGCCGTCGGTGCAGGGCTACCTGATTGCCGCCGGCGGGCTGGGCGCGGCATCGGCCACGCTGCCCGTGCGGCTGTTCCTGCAGTACGCCGACTGGCGCTGGATGTTCATCCTGCTGGCGCTGGGCTGCGTTGTGGTGGGGGCGTTGATCCTGCTGCTGGCGCCTACGCCGCCGGCCGCGCCGCCCAAACGCTTCGACCGGCGCGTGCTGGTCGACGTCTACCGCCATCCCGCGTTCCGCGAAACGGCAGGCCTGGTGCTGATTCCGCACACCGTCTTCTTCGGCGTCCAGGGCCTGTGGATCGGCCGCTGGCTGACGGACGTCGGCCGCTACCCGGAGCAGAGCGTGGCCTGGCTGCTGTACCTGGGCATGGCGGCCGTCATCTTCGGCGCCATCTCCGTCGGCATGGTCACGGAATGGGCGGCCAAACGCGGGTACGACGCGATCACCGTGGCCGGTGTCGGCGTCGCGTTGTTCATCGCCGTGCAATGCGCCATCGCCCTGAACTGGCAGCCCGGGATCGCGCAGCTGGCGGTGGCCTTCACGCTGGTAGGCACCATCACCGGCATCGAGTACACGATCGTCGCGCAGGCCATGCCGCCCGCGCTGACGGGGCGCGCGTCGACGTGCCTGAACCTGTTGATCTTCGCCGGCGCTTTCCTCGTGCAGGCCGGCTTCGGCCAGGTGGTGGGCCTGTGGCAGCCCGATAGCGCGAACCGCTATCCCCCGGTTGCCTACAGCGCCGCGTTTGGCGCGCTGGTGCTGCTGCAATTGCCTGGCCTTGCGTGGTTCGCGTGGCGCCGTCGCAGGGTCGGCCCGCGGAACACTGTAGAATCTGCGTTTTGA
- a CDS encoding fumarylacetoacetate hydrolase family protein: MKLVRYGRVGKEKPGLIDEEGKLRDLSGVIGDIGGANLSDKAMRKLAKIAPESLPLVRGNPRFGVPVAGVGKFIGIGLNYADHAAESGLPIPSEPIVFMKAITSLSGPDDDVMLPKGSKKTDWEVELGVVIGTRARYVSEAEAENYIAGYCVVNDVSEREYQLERGPQWDKGKGCDTFGPVGPWLVTRDEVWDVGDLDLYLEVNGKRMQTGNTGTMIFKVPQLVSYLSQFMTLEPGDIIATGTPPGVGMGRTPKRFLKKGDFMRLGIAGLGEQQQEVIGFQQY, encoded by the coding sequence ATGAAACTGGTTCGTTATGGCCGTGTCGGCAAGGAGAAGCCTGGCCTGATCGATGAAGAAGGCAAGCTGCGCGACCTGTCCGGTGTGATCGGCGATATCGGCGGTGCGAACCTGTCGGACAAGGCCATGCGCAAGCTGGCGAAGATCGCGCCCGAATCGCTGCCGCTGGTGCGCGGCAATCCGCGCTTCGGCGTGCCCGTTGCCGGCGTCGGCAAATTCATTGGCATCGGCCTGAATTACGCCGACCACGCGGCCGAATCGGGCCTGCCGATTCCTTCCGAGCCGATCGTGTTCATGAAGGCGATCACGAGCCTGTCCGGGCCGGACGACGATGTCATGCTGCCCAAGGGTTCGAAGAAGACGGACTGGGAAGTGGAGCTGGGTGTCGTCATCGGCACGCGCGCGCGCTACGTCAGCGAGGCCGAAGCGGAGAACTACATCGCAGGCTACTGCGTGGTCAACGACGTCTCCGAACGCGAGTACCAGCTGGAGCGGGGACCGCAGTGGGACAAGGGCAAAGGCTGCGACACGTTTGGCCCCGTCGGCCCATGGCTCGTCACGCGCGATGAAGTATGGGACGTGGGCGACCTCGATCTGTACCTGGAAGTAAACGGCAAGCGCATGCAGACCGGGAACACGGGCACGATGATCTTCAAGGTGCCGCAGCTGGTCAGCTACCTGTCGCAGTTCATGACGCTGGAACCGGGCGACATCATCGCCACGGGCACACCGCCAGGTGTCGGCATGGGCCGCACGCCCAAGCGCTTCCTCAAGAAAGGCGACTTTATGCGCCTGGGCATTGCCGGACTGGGTGAACAGCAGCAGGAAGTTATCGGATTCCAGCAGTACTGA
- a CDS encoding aspartate aminotransferase family protein: protein MTQLIHRNLRITPPSAVCAFGMYVRDSDGNTYLDASGGAAVSSLGHSHPDVLAAMQAQLATTAYAHSAFFTTDVAEELATCLAQNAPGDLNNVYLVSGGSEAIETSLKLARQYFVENGEPERRVFIARRQSYHGNTLGALALGGNEWRRKPFAPLLMDVARVSPCYDYRERPASQDVQDYTAGLLVELEHRILDLGPQNVIGFCAEPVVGATLGAVAATPGYFKGVRALCDKYGILFIADEVMCGMGRTGTLYAIEQEGVVPDIVALGKGLAAGYQPVGAVLARDHIVERLRAGSGVFQHGHTYNAHPVAAAAALAVQKVIRRDALLSAVTMRGTALRRMLRDAFGNHPNVGDIRGRGLFVGLELVQERETKRPFDPDLKLHAAVKTAAMACGLMVYPMGGTADGRRGDHILLAPPFIATEADLGQIVARLSDALARALEAIRPRS from the coding sequence ATGACACAGCTCATCCACCGAAACCTGCGCATCACGCCGCCTTCGGCCGTCTGCGCCTTCGGCATGTACGTGCGCGACAGCGACGGCAACACCTATCTCGATGCCAGCGGTGGCGCGGCGGTTTCGTCGCTCGGTCACAGCCATCCCGACGTGCTGGCCGCGATGCAGGCCCAGTTGGCGACCACAGCGTATGCCCACTCGGCCTTTTTCACCACCGACGTGGCCGAGGAGCTGGCGACATGCCTGGCGCAGAATGCGCCGGGCGACCTCAATAACGTCTACCTTGTCTCCGGCGGCTCGGAAGCCATCGAGACGTCGCTGAAGCTGGCGCGCCAGTATTTCGTCGAGAACGGCGAGCCGGAACGCCGCGTCTTCATCGCGCGCCGCCAGAGTTATCACGGCAACACGCTGGGCGCCCTGGCGCTGGGCGGCAACGAATGGCGCCGCAAGCCGTTCGCGCCGCTGCTGATGGACGTGGCGCGCGTGTCGCCCTGCTACGACTACCGCGAACGGCCCGCGTCGCAGGACGTGCAGGACTACACCGCCGGCCTGCTTGTCGAACTGGAGCACAGGATTCTCGACCTGGGGCCGCAGAACGTCATCGGCTTCTGCGCCGAGCCCGTCGTGGGCGCCACGCTGGGGGCCGTGGCCGCCACGCCGGGCTACTTCAAGGGCGTGCGCGCGCTGTGCGACAAGTACGGCATCCTGTTCATTGCCGATGAAGTCATGTGCGGCATGGGCCGCACCGGCACCTTGTATGCCATCGAGCAGGAAGGCGTCGTACCGGACATCGTGGCGCTGGGCAAAGGCCTGGCGGCGGGCTACCAGCCGGTGGGCGCCGTGCTGGCGCGCGATCACATCGTCGAACGGCTGCGCGCCGGCAGCGGCGTGTTCCAGCACGGGCACACGTACAACGCCCATCCGGTGGCGGCTGCGGCGGCGCTGGCGGTGCAGAAAGTGATCCGGCGCGACGCATTGCTCAGCGCCGTGACGATGCGCGGCACGGCATTGCGGCGCATGCTGCGCGACGCCTTCGGCAATCACCCGAACGTGGGCGACATCCGCGGGCGCGGACTGTTCGTGGGGCTCGAGCTGGTGCAGGAGCGCGAGACGAAACGTCCGTTCGACCCGGACCTGAAGCTGCACGCGGCCGTCAAGACGGCGGCAATGGCGTGCGGGCTGATGGTATATCCGATGGGTGGCACAGCCGACGGCCGCCGGGGCGACCACATCCTGCTGGCCCCGCCATTCATCGCGACGGAAGCCGACCTGGGGCAGATCGTGGCGCGGCTGTCGGATGCGCTGGCCAGGGCGCTGGAGGCGATCCGGCCGAGGTCCTGA